The DNA window ATGAAAATTTCCCTGCCTGGGCAGGCAACCTTTCACTTCATCGCACTTTATACCACAGGTAACTACCTTGCTACACATGACAGGAGGTGGGGGCTTGTGCTACCCACCTCCCTTAACATAGCCTAAACCTACTCATGAATGGCAGTTACAACACCGGCACCCACTGTACGTCCGCCTTCACGGATAGCAAAGCGCAGACCCACTTCAATGGCAATGGGAGTGATTAGCGAAATGTTAAACTTGGTGTTGTCACCGGGCATTACCATTTCTACTCCGTCCGGAAGCTGAACGGTACCGGTTACGTCAGTGGTACGGAAGTAGAACTGGGGACGGTATCCGTTAAAGAATGGGGTGTGACGGCCACCTTC is part of the Desulfofalx alkaliphila DSM 12257 genome and encodes:
- a CDS encoding EF-Tu/IF-2/RF-3 family GTPase, coding for EKSRKTVCTGVEMFRKLLDYAEAGDNIGVLLRGVDRKEIERGQVLAKPGTIKPHTKFDAEVYVLTKEEGGRHTPFFNGYRPQFYFRTTDVTGTVQLPDGVEMVMPGDNTKFNISLITPIAIEVGLRFAIREGGRTVGAGVVTAIHE